In Desulfofundulus kuznetsovii DSM 6115, the following are encoded in one genomic region:
- a CDS encoding Kelch repeat-containing protein: MPLQWVQTTTAAPWAGRTGHSVVITPDGRIWILGGYTSAGYKNDVWYSTDGSTWTQATAAASWAARVYHTSAVTSDGRIWVIGGYGGSNLNDVWYSSDGISWTQATSSASWVARSGHTSVVTPDGKIWVIGGWDGSAYRNDVWYSTNGSSWTQATYSAAWDGRAYHASAVTPDGRIWVIAGYYVGSGGTTYYYSDVWYSTNGVSWTQAASWRVRGLHAAAVTADGKLWVLGGSYNGTYYNDVWYTADGSSWIQDTSAALWAARSGHKAVASGNNIYVLGGSTGSTYLNDVWCGLPEGTTHNVTGSTMQIVSNAATLTGATRQTVSNPATLTGAVKLIVEEKGVQRTFGIPVVNHRGHHIINGTITTYGRPPDLFGEAIISDYTAASVEYEFPCFIAVSTPATLAGATRQVVSAEVEFSFGTTQSVCNPVASTYTTRQEIGTRVEWPFASYTTIHNPVASTGATRQEVGAKVEFSFGTTQSVGSPAVSTYATRQEIRTEVWLTLGTAQAIGNPVTSAYAARQAIGSSRETLAGVKLEIGSPVASTFATSIDILLVRPVEYLCSTQLSVSNTRINKLAVELEVNNPVVLQASTRQSVSNNTYYTFNSAQLIYARVSYTAATEQRILSVSPYATSFAVKLTVNTPLVSLFVTQVETVPTGKGEGTLEFTVIPADANACTDITWGECLIIERPPGQVKATYRGPDGPVELIASCAWQTGQELPVAFRWSRAGCALFVGGVKQVEDGAPLLTGEQIASINTGAAQYSNIRVSVRAREDWEIEQAAKAKLWPQDQDTLCLIPTPSDRQVQHLSPTVFPAGTVTRFALPYKGLYYALYEGETGWLKLDYDDSSWDKAIQTYYEGIYSVYIWAPAGDGSAAHGTIYYRQPFYLDSPWERISLNCESRYARFKAYLNGVLVVDGTQPDYRYNYQCWVGYGPLKYGLNLLCFQAEATGTGTPGLWYNMYKFSGIASEMLAWSDTGDIILGYRRPLWGAWKEVSSQTLTLPAGKAVRFRSTNPASVKFLNWKDEDESFVRMNITPVVP; this comes from the coding sequence ATGCCCCTCCAATGGGTACAAACTACCACTGCTGCCCCCTGGGCGGGCAGGACAGGCCATTCTGTTGTAATCACGCCAGACGGCAGGATATGGATACTCGGCGGCTACACCAGCGCCGGGTATAAAAACGACGTCTGGTATTCCACTGACGGATCCACCTGGACGCAGGCTACCGCCGCTGCTTCGTGGGCAGCAAGGGTTTACCATACTTCAGCAGTCACGTCAGACGGGCGTATCTGGGTTATCGGAGGATATGGTGGTAGCAACCTCAATGACGTCTGGTACTCCTCCGACGGCATTAGCTGGACCCAGGCCACGTCGAGTGCTTCCTGGGTAGCAAGATCTGGCCACACCTCTGTAGTTACGCCTGACGGTAAGATATGGGTAATCGGCGGCTGGGACGGCAGCGCCTACCGTAATGACGTCTGGTACTCCACTAACGGATCCAGTTGGACACAGGCCACTTACAGCGCAGCCTGGGATGGCAGGGCGTACCATGCTTCCGCAGTAACGCCAGATGGCCGCATATGGGTTATAGCCGGCTACTACGTTGGAAGCGGCGGCACCACCTACTACTACAGTGACGTCTGGTACTCAACCAATGGTGTCAGCTGGACGCAGGCGGCTTCCTGGAGAGTCCGCGGCCTCCATGCCGCCGCCGTCACAGCCGACGGCAAACTCTGGGTCCTCGGCGGCAGTTACAACGGCACCTATTACAATGACGTCTGGTATACCGCAGATGGTTCTTCCTGGATTCAGGATACCTCGGCTGCCCTCTGGGCGGCCAGGAGTGGCCATAAAGCAGTCGCCTCTGGCAACAACATATACGTCCTTGGCGGTTCCACTGGCAGCACCTATCTAAACGACGTCTGGTGCGGTTTGCCCGAAGGCACCACCCACAATGTAACAGGCAGTACCATGCAGATAGTCTCCAACGCCGCGACCCTCACCGGCGCCACCCGCCAGACGGTATCCAATCCCGCCACCCTCACCGGCGCCGTCAAGCTGATAGTGGAGGAAAAGGGCGTCCAGCGTACGTTTGGTATCCCGGTGGTAAACCACCGCGGCCACCATATCATAAACGGCACTATCACGACCTATGGCCGCCCACCGGACCTCTTCGGTGAGGCAATCATATCGGACTATACAGCCGCTTCTGTTGAATACGAGTTCCCCTGCTTCATTGCCGTAAGCACACCGGCAACCCTCGCCGGCGCCACCAGGCAGGTAGTGAGTGCTGAAGTAGAGTTCTCCTTCGGCACCACCCAGTCTGTATGCAACCCCGTGGCTTCCACCTATACCACCCGGCAGGAGATAGGCACCAGGGTGGAGTGGCCCTTTGCTTCCTACACCACTATCCACAACCCCGTTGCTTCCACGGGCGCTACCAGGCAAGAAGTAGGCGCTAAGGTAGAGTTCTCCTTCGGTACCACCCAGTCTGTAGGCAGCCCTGCGGTTTCCACCTATGCCACCAGGCAGGAGATAAGAACGGAAGTATGGTTAACCCTCGGTACCGCCCAGGCTATAGGCAACCCTGTAACTTCCGCATACGCCGCCAGGCAGGCAATTGGAAGTTCGCGTGAAACGCTTGCCGGCGTTAAGCTGGAGATTGGCAGCCCTGTCGCAAGCACATTTGCCACCTCGATAGATATACTGCTTGTCAGGCCCGTAGAGTACCTCTGCAGTACCCAACTGTCCGTCTCCAATACGAGAATAAACAAGCTTGCAGTAGAGTTAGAGGTAAACAATCCTGTAGTCCTGCAGGCGTCCACCAGGCAGTCGGTTTCCAATAACACATATTACACTTTCAATTCTGCCCAGCTTATCTACGCAAGGGTAAGCTATACGGCAGCCACCGAACAGAGAATACTCTCAGTCAGCCCGTATGCGACCTCCTTTGCCGTCAAACTGACAGTAAACACGCCACTTGTCTCTCTGTTTGTCACACAAGTAGAAACGGTGCCCACCGGGAAGGGAGAGGGCACCCTGGAGTTTACAGTAATACCCGCGGACGCAAATGCCTGTACGGATATTACCTGGGGTGAATGCCTCATAATTGAACGCCCGCCCGGGCAGGTGAAAGCTACTTACCGCGGGCCGGACGGCCCAGTAGAACTGATAGCCTCCTGTGCATGGCAAACAGGACAGGAACTGCCCGTAGCCTTCAGGTGGTCGCGGGCCGGCTGTGCCCTGTTTGTGGGTGGAGTGAAGCAGGTTGAGGACGGCGCACCTCTACTGACGGGTGAACAAATAGCTTCCATTAATACAGGCGCAGCCCAATACAGCAATATAAGGGTATCCGTCAGGGCACGCGAGGATTGGGAAATTGAACAGGCTGCAAAGGCCAAGCTATGGCCCCAGGATCAGGATACTCTATGTCTCATACCCACTCCCAGTGATCGCCAGGTCCAGCACCTGTCCCCCACAGTCTTCCCTGCAGGTACGGTTACCCGGTTTGCCCTGCCTTACAAGGGCCTGTACTACGCCCTCTATGAAGGTGAAACAGGGTGGCTTAAGCTGGACTACGACGACAGTTCGTGGGATAAAGCGATACAAACCTACTATGAAGGTATTTATTCCGTATACATTTGGGCGCCTGCTGGTGACGGCAGCGCCGCCCACGGCACCATTTACTACAGGCAGCCGTTTTACCTCGATTCACCCTGGGAACGCATTAGTCTAAACTGCGAAAGCAGGTACGCCCGCTTCAAGGCCTACCTCAACGGCGTGCTGGTGGTGGACGGCACACAGCCGGACTACAGGTACAACTACCAGTGCTGGGTAGGGTACGGCCCCCTCAAATATGGCCTGAACTTACTCTGCTTCCAGGCAGAGGCCACCGGCACCGGTACTCCAGGCCTGTGGTACAACATGTACAAGTTCTCGGGTATCGCGTCTGAAATGCTGGCCTGGAGTGATACGGGAGACATAATACTCGGCTACAGGAGGCCGTTATGGGGGGCATGGAAAGAGGTAAGCAGCCAGACCCTGACTCTGCCCGCCGGCAAAGCAGTCCGCTTCCGTTCCACCAATCCTGCTTCAGTCAAATTCCTCAACTGGAAGGACGAAGACGAGTCATTTGTCCGTATGAATATTACTCCCGTAGTGCCCTGA